A genomic segment from Micromonospora echinaurantiaca encodes:
- a CDS encoding formimidoylglutamate deiminase, with the protein MTASRWLAEYAWLPEHAEPTPDVLIETADGRISAVTPLTAGRAGVTAGVEVYADAVRLPGLTLPGLANAHSHAFHRALRGRTQSGRGDFWSWRDQMYAVATRLDPDSYLALARAAYAEMALAGITCVGEFHYLHHGPDGAPYADPNAMGEALVEAAAQAGVRITVLDTCYLTAGVDGRPLTGPQRRFGDGDAVRWGERAAAFTPAGGHARVGAAVHSVRAVPAEQLSTVARWARERDAPLHVHLSEQPAENDACRALHGCTPTRLLAEHGVLGPATTAVHATHLTSGDLGLLGEHRSGVCLCPTTERDLADGIGPARRMADAGMPLSLGSDSHAVVDLFEEARAVELDERLRTRRRGHFAAVELMTAATADGHAALGWTDAGRIAVGARADLVTVRLDSARTAGVPPVGVFFAAGAADVTHVLVDGRPVVRDGRHLTVDVPAELSRAVAEVAP; encoded by the coding sequence ATGACCGCGAGCCGCTGGCTGGCCGAGTACGCCTGGCTGCCCGAGCACGCCGAACCGACCCCGGACGTGCTGATCGAGACGGCCGACGGGCGGATCAGCGCGGTGACGCCGCTGACCGCCGGCCGGGCCGGGGTCACCGCCGGCGTCGAGGTGTACGCCGACGCCGTCCGGTTGCCCGGCCTGACCCTGCCCGGGCTGGCCAACGCGCACTCGCACGCGTTTCACCGGGCGCTGCGCGGGCGCACCCAAAGCGGCCGGGGCGACTTCTGGAGCTGGCGCGACCAGATGTACGCGGTCGCCACCCGGCTGGACCCGGACTCGTACCTGGCGCTGGCCCGGGCCGCGTACGCCGAGATGGCGCTGGCCGGGATCACCTGCGTGGGCGAGTTCCACTACCTGCACCACGGCCCGGACGGCGCGCCGTACGCCGACCCGAACGCGATGGGCGAGGCGCTGGTGGAGGCCGCCGCCCAGGCCGGCGTACGGATCACCGTGCTGGACACCTGCTACCTGACCGCCGGCGTCGACGGCCGGCCGCTCACCGGCCCGCAGCGGCGTTTCGGCGACGGCGACGCGGTGCGCTGGGGCGAGCGGGCGGCGGCGTTCACGCCGGCCGGTGGGCACGCCCGGGTCGGCGCCGCGGTGCACTCTGTACGGGCCGTCCCCGCCGAGCAGTTGAGCACCGTGGCCCGGTGGGCGCGGGAGCGGGACGCGCCGCTGCACGTGCACCTGTCGGAGCAGCCGGCCGAGAACGACGCCTGCCGGGCGCTGCACGGCTGCACCCCGACCCGGCTGCTGGCCGAGCACGGCGTGCTCGGCCCGGCCACCACCGCGGTGCACGCCACCCACCTGACCAGCGGTGACCTGGGGCTGCTCGGGGAGCACCGCAGCGGGGTCTGCCTCTGCCCGACCACCGAACGCGACCTGGCCGACGGCATCGGCCCGGCCCGGCGGATGGCCGACGCCGGCATGCCGTTGAGCCTGGGCAGCGACAGCCACGCGGTGGTGGACCTCTTCGAGGAGGCCCGCGCGGTGGAGCTGGACGAGCGGCTGCGCACCCGCCGGCGGGGGCACTTCGCGGCCGTGGAGCTGATGACGGCGGCGACCGCCGACGGGCACGCGGCGCTGGGCTGGACGGACGCCGGGCGGATCGCCGTCGGGGCCCGGGCCGACCTGGTCACGGTCCGGCTGGACAGCGCCCGGACCGCCGGCGTACCACCGGTGGGGGTGTTCTTCGCGGCCGGCGCGGCGGACGTCACGCACGTGCTGGTCGACGGTCGCCCGGTGGTGCGCGACGGGCGGCACCTGACCGTCGACGTGCCGGCCGAGCTGAGCCGCGCCGTGGCGGAGGTGGCGCCGTGA
- the hutI gene encoding imidazolonepropionase: MSTLLVDNIGELVTNVPGHGEGGPLGLRRRAAVLVEAGEVVWVGPAREAPAADRRIDAGGAAVLPGFVDSHAHLVFAGDRAAEFAARMAGQPYTGGGIRTTVGATRAASDDELRATVRRLRGEALRQGTTTIEVKSGYGLTVTDEARSLRIAAEVTDETTFLGAHVVPAEYADRPDDYVGLVCGPMLAAAAPYARWVDVFCERGAFDADHTRAILTCGQAAGLGVRVHANQLGPGPGVRLGVELGAASVDHCTHLTDADVNALASTRLDPGDGDGPHTTTVATLLPGAEFSTRSPYPDARRLLDAGVTVALATDCNPGSSYTSSMPFCVALAVREMRMTPAEAVWAATAGGARALRRDDIGVLRPGARADLVVLDAPSHLHLAYRPGVPLIRQVLHNGVPQ, from the coding sequence GTGAGCACGCTGCTGGTCGACAACATCGGTGAGCTGGTCACCAACGTGCCCGGCCACGGCGAGGGCGGCCCGCTGGGCCTGCGCCGCCGGGCGGCGGTGCTGGTCGAGGCGGGCGAGGTGGTCTGGGTCGGCCCGGCCCGGGAGGCGCCGGCCGCCGACCGGCGGATCGACGCCGGCGGGGCGGCGGTGCTGCCCGGCTTCGTGGACAGCCACGCCCACCTGGTGTTCGCTGGCGACCGGGCCGCCGAGTTCGCCGCCCGGATGGCCGGGCAGCCGTACACCGGCGGCGGCATCCGGACCACGGTCGGCGCCACCCGGGCGGCCAGCGACGACGAGCTGCGGGCCACCGTGCGGCGGCTGCGCGGCGAGGCGCTGCGGCAGGGCACCACCACCATCGAGGTCAAAAGCGGGTACGGCCTCACCGTCACCGACGAGGCCCGCTCGCTGCGGATCGCCGCCGAGGTCACCGACGAGACCACCTTCCTCGGCGCGCACGTGGTGCCGGCCGAGTACGCCGACCGTCCGGACGACTACGTCGGGCTGGTGTGCGGGCCGATGCTGGCCGCCGCCGCGCCGTACGCCCGCTGGGTGGACGTCTTCTGCGAGCGGGGCGCGTTCGACGCCGACCACACCCGGGCCATCCTGACCTGCGGGCAGGCCGCCGGGCTCGGGGTGCGGGTGCACGCCAACCAGCTCGGCCCCGGCCCGGGGGTACGCCTCGGGGTGGAGCTCGGCGCGGCCAGCGTCGACCACTGCACCCACCTGACCGACGCCGACGTCAACGCGCTCGCCTCGACCCGGCTCGACCCCGGCGACGGCGACGGGCCGCACACCACCACGGTGGCCACCCTGCTGCCCGGCGCCGAGTTCTCCACCCGGTCGCCCTATCCGGACGCCCGCCGGCTGCTCGACGCCGGGGTCACCGTGGCGCTGGCCACCGACTGCAACCCCGGCTCGTCGTACACCTCCTCGATGCCGTTCTGCGTGGCGCTCGCCGTCCGCGAGATGCGGATGACCCCGGCGGAGGCGGTCTGGGCCGCGACCGCCGGCGGCGCGCGGGCGCTGCGCCGCGACGACATCGGGGTGCTGCGCCCCGGTGCCCGGGCCGACCTGGTCGTCCTGGACGCCCCGTCCCACCTGCACCTGGCCTACCGGCCCGGTGTGCCACTGATCCGCCAGGTCCTGCACAACGGAGTGCCCCAATGA
- the hutH gene encoding histidine ammonia-lyase, giving the protein MSVTIQSTGISPADVLAVARGAAKVVLDPAAVEAMATSRAIVDGIEAAGRPVYGVSTGFGALANTFVAPERRAELQHALIRSHAAGVGAPMPREVVRAMMLLRVRSLALGRSGVRPLVAEALVDLLNHDITPWVPEHGSLGASGDLAPLAHCALVLLGEGWVLGPAGERVDAAEALRRAGLKPVELAAKEGLALINGTDGMLGMLLLAVHDAAHLFTMADVTAALAIEAMLGSERPFLPELHSIRPHPGQAASAANIHRLLQDSRVMDSHRDDLAHAVQDAYSMRCAPQVAGAARDTLEFVRTVAGRELVSVVDNPVVLPDGRVESTGNFHGAPLGFAADFLAIAASEVGAIAERRVDRLLDVTRSRELPAFLSPDAGVNSGLMIAQYTAAGIVAENRRLAAPASVDSLPTSGMQEDHVSMGWAATKKLRTVLDNLTSVLAVELLSAVRGLQLRAPLTPSPAGRAAVEALGGIAGEPGPDVFLAPLMEAARAALTGPDLRAAIERQIGPLG; this is encoded by the coding sequence ATGAGTGTCACCATTCAGTCCACCGGAATCTCCCCCGCCGACGTGCTCGCGGTGGCCCGCGGCGCCGCGAAGGTGGTCCTCGACCCGGCCGCGGTGGAGGCGATGGCCACCAGCCGGGCGATCGTGGACGGCATCGAGGCCGCCGGCCGCCCGGTCTACGGGGTCTCCACCGGTTTCGGGGCACTCGCGAACACCTTCGTCGCGCCGGAGCGGCGGGCCGAGCTGCAGCACGCGCTGATCCGCTCGCACGCCGCCGGGGTGGGCGCGCCGATGCCGCGCGAGGTGGTCCGGGCGATGATGCTGCTGCGGGTCCGTTCGCTCGCGCTGGGCCGCTCCGGGGTCCGCCCGCTGGTCGCCGAGGCCCTGGTCGACCTGCTCAACCACGACATCACTCCGTGGGTGCCGGAGCACGGCTCGCTCGGCGCATCGGGCGACCTGGCCCCGCTGGCGCACTGCGCGCTGGTGCTGCTCGGCGAGGGCTGGGTGCTCGGCCCGGCCGGCGAGCGGGTCGACGCGGCCGAGGCGCTGCGCCGGGCCGGGCTCAAGCCGGTCGAGCTGGCCGCCAAGGAGGGCCTGGCGCTGATCAACGGCACCGACGGCATGCTCGGCATGCTGCTGCTGGCGGTCCACGACGCCGCGCACCTGTTCACCATGGCGGACGTGACCGCCGCGCTGGCGATCGAGGCGATGCTCGGCTCCGAGCGGCCGTTCCTGCCCGAGCTGCACAGCATCCGGCCGCACCCGGGGCAGGCCGCCTCGGCGGCGAACATCCACCGGCTGTTGCAGGACTCCCGGGTGATGGACTCGCACCGCGACGACCTGGCGCACGCCGTGCAGGACGCGTACTCGATGCGGTGCGCGCCGCAGGTGGCCGGGGCCGCCCGGGACACCCTGGAGTTCGTCCGCACGGTGGCCGGGCGGGAGTTGGTGTCGGTGGTGGACAACCCGGTGGTGCTGCCGGACGGCCGGGTCGAGTCGACCGGCAACTTCCACGGCGCCCCGCTCGGCTTCGCGGCGGACTTCCTGGCCATCGCCGCCAGCGAGGTGGGCGCGATCGCCGAACGGCGGGTCGACCGGCTGCTGGACGTCACCCGCTCCCGGGAGCTGCCGGCGTTCCTCTCCCCCGACGCCGGGGTCAACTCCGGGCTGATGATCGCGCAGTACACCGCCGCCGGCATCGTCGCGGAGAACCGCCGGCTGGCGGCGCCCGCCTCGGTGGACTCGCTGCCGACCAGCGGCATGCAGGAGGACCACGTCTCGATGGGCTGGGCGGCGACCAAGAAGCTGCGCACCGTGCTGGACAACCTGACCAGCGTGCTCGCGGTGGAGCTGCTGTCGGCGGTGCGCGGGCTCCAGCTGCGCGCGCCGCTGACCCCGTCACCGGCCGGCCGGGCGGCGGTCGAGGCGCTCGGCGGGATCGCCGGCGAGCCCGGGCCGGACGTCTTCCTCGCCCCGCTGATGGAGGCCGCCCGCGCCGCTCTCACCGGCCCCGACCTGCGGGCCGCCATCGAACGCCAGATCGGCCCCCTCGGCTGA
- the rdgB gene encoding RdgB/HAM1 family non-canonical purine NTP pyrophosphatase: MNKVLLATRNRKKLIELQRILDAALGAHRIALLGLDDVEEYPELPETGLTFAENALIKAREGCRRTGLPTIADDSGLAVDALNGMPGVFSARWAGRHGDDQANLQLVLDQIGDLPDEHRGASFVCAVALVLPGGKEHLVDGRQPGRLLRSPRGDGGFGYDPIFLGDGQDRTNAELTPEEKDAISHRGKALRELAKLAAKVLPPTP; this comes from the coding sequence ATGAACAAGGTCCTGCTCGCCACCCGTAACCGCAAGAAGCTCATCGAGCTGCAGCGGATCCTGGACGCCGCGCTCGGCGCGCACCGGATCGCGCTGCTCGGGCTGGACGACGTCGAGGAGTACCCGGAACTGCCGGAGACCGGCCTCACCTTCGCCGAGAACGCCCTGATCAAGGCGCGGGAGGGCTGCCGACGTACCGGCCTGCCGACCATCGCCGACGACTCCGGGCTGGCGGTCGACGCGCTCAACGGGATGCCCGGGGTGTTCAGCGCCCGCTGGGCCGGCCGGCACGGCGACGACCAGGCCAACCTCCAGCTGGTGCTGGACCAGATCGGCGACCTGCCGGATGAGCACCGCGGCGCGTCCTTCGTCTGCGCGGTGGCGCTGGTCCTGCCCGGCGGCAAGGAGCACCTGGTCGACGGCCGGCAGCCCGGTCGGCTGCTGCGGTCGCCGCGCGGCGACGGCGGCTTCGGCTACGACCCGATCTTCCTCGGCGACGGGCAGGACCGGACCAACGCCGAGCTGACGCCGGAGGAGAAGGACGCGATCAGCCACCGCGGCAAGGCCCTGCGCGAACTGGCCAAGCTCGCCGCCAAGGTCCTCCCACCCACCCCCTGA
- the rph gene encoding ribonuclease PH, whose amino-acid sequence MARPDGRRPDQLRPVTLTRGWSTHPEGSVLVEFGDTRVLCTASVTEGVPRWRKGSGLGWVTAEYAMLPRATNTRSDRESVKGRVGGRTHEISRLIGRSLRASIDLKALGENSIVLDCDVLQADGGTRTAAITGAYVALHDAVTWLAERKALAGKPEKVMHRSVAAISVGVISGEPRLDLNYAEDVAAEVDMNVVCTGAGEFVEVQGTGEAGVFAREQLDALLDLAVAGCVELAEAQRKALS is encoded by the coding sequence ATGGCGCGACCTGACGGGCGGCGGCCCGACCAACTCCGACCGGTGACGCTGACCCGGGGCTGGAGCACCCACCCGGAGGGCTCGGTCCTGGTGGAGTTCGGTGACACCCGGGTGCTCTGCACCGCCAGTGTCACCGAGGGGGTGCCCCGCTGGCGCAAGGGCTCCGGGCTCGGCTGGGTCACCGCCGAGTACGCGATGCTGCCCCGGGCCACCAACACCCGCTCCGACCGGGAGAGCGTCAAGGGCCGCGTCGGTGGGCGTACCCACGAGATCTCCCGGCTGATCGGCCGCAGCCTGCGGGCGTCCATCGACCTCAAGGCGCTCGGCGAGAACTCGATCGTGCTCGACTGCGACGTGCTCCAGGCCGACGGCGGCACCCGGACCGCCGCGATCACCGGCGCGTACGTGGCCCTGCACGACGCGGTGACCTGGCTGGCCGAGCGCAAGGCGCTGGCCGGCAAGCCGGAGAAGGTGATGCACCGCTCGGTGGCCGCGATCAGCGTCGGTGTGATCTCCGGCGAGCCGCGGCTGGACCTCAACTACGCCGAGGACGTGGCCGCCGAGGTCGACATGAACGTGGTCTGCACCGGCGCCGGCGAGTTCGTCGAGGTGCAGGGCACCGGGGAGGCGGGCGTGTTCGCCCGCGAGCAACTCGACGCCCTGCTCGACCTGGCCGTGGCGGGGTGCGTGGAACTGGCCGAGGCTCAGCGGAAGGCGCTGTCATGA
- a CDS encoding MBL fold metallo-hydrolase, with the protein MRLTVLGCAGSFPGPESPCSAYLVEAEGFRLLLDFGSGSLSTLQRYAGLKTPDAILLSHLHCDHILDAASYVVVRRYAPDGPYPPLPVYAPAGAPDRLSAIYGQDDGTVEDVYQFYALEPGTFPIGPFTVTVDRVNHPVETYGVRLEHGGRVLCYSSDTAPCDALLRLAQDADVFLCEASYLDGVDNPPDLHLTGREAAEAATKAGVGRLLLTHLVAAWGSEAHTVASAAAAYAGPLEVVRPGAGYDI; encoded by the coding sequence ATGCGACTGACGGTGCTGGGCTGCGCCGGGAGCTTCCCCGGGCCCGAGTCCCCCTGCTCCGCGTACCTGGTCGAGGCCGAGGGCTTCCGGCTCCTGCTCGACTTCGGGTCGGGGTCGCTGTCCACCCTCCAGCGCTACGCCGGGCTGAAGACCCCGGACGCCATCCTGCTGAGCCACCTGCACTGCGACCACATCCTCGACGCCGCGTCGTACGTGGTGGTCCGCCGGTACGCCCCGGACGGCCCGTACCCGCCGCTGCCGGTGTACGCACCGGCCGGCGCACCGGACCGGCTCTCGGCCATCTACGGCCAGGACGACGGCACGGTCGAGGACGTCTACCAGTTCTACGCGCTGGAGCCGGGCACCTTCCCGATCGGCCCGTTCACCGTCACCGTCGACCGGGTCAACCACCCCGTCGAGACGTACGGCGTCCGGCTGGAGCACGGCGGCCGGGTGCTCTGCTACTCGTCCGACACCGCGCCCTGCGACGCGCTGCTGCGGCTGGCCCAGGACGCCGACGTCTTCCTCTGCGAGGCCAGCTACCTCGACGGCGTGGACAACCCGCCGGACCTGCACCTGACCGGCCGGGAGGCCGCCGAGGCGGCGACCAAGGCGGGCGTGGGCCGGCTGCTGCTGACCCACCTGGTGGCCGCCTGGGGCAGCGAGGCGCACACCGTCGCCTCGGCCGCCGCCGCGTACGCCGGACCGCTCGAGGTGGTCCGCCCCGGCGCCGGCTACGACATCTGA
- a CDS encoding PLP-dependent cysteine synthase family protein, producing the protein MARYDSLLDACGGTPLVGLPRLSPTVPDGAPPVRLWAKLEDRNPTGSIKDRAALFMVRAAEEAGRLRPGDTILEPTSGNTGISLAMVAKLRGYRLVCVMPENVSTERVQLLRMYGAEIIFSPAAGGSNQAVATAKQIAAEHPDWVMLYQYGNEANARAHYETTGPELLHDLPTITHFVAGLGTTGTLMGTGRYLREKVDGIQVVAAEPRYGELVYGLRNIDEGYVPELYDATVLSRRFSVGTRDAVLRTRQLVEVEGIFAGFSTGAILHAALAVAHEAVRDGRRADVAFVVADGGWKYLSTGAYGGTLADAEDALEGQLWA; encoded by the coding sequence ATGGCGCGGTACGACAGTCTGCTCGACGCCTGTGGCGGCACGCCCCTGGTCGGGTTGCCGCGGCTCTCGCCGACGGTGCCCGACGGGGCGCCGCCGGTACGCCTCTGGGCCAAGCTGGAGGACCGGAACCCGACCGGGAGCATCAAGGACCGGGCTGCGCTGTTCATGGTCCGCGCGGCGGAGGAGGCGGGCCGGCTCCGGCCGGGCGACACCATCCTCGAACCGACCAGCGGCAACACCGGCATCTCGCTGGCCATGGTGGCGAAGCTGCGCGGCTACCGGCTGGTCTGCGTGATGCCGGAGAACGTCTCGACCGAGCGGGTGCAGCTGCTCCGGATGTACGGCGCGGAGATCATCTTCTCGCCGGCCGCCGGCGGCTCCAACCAGGCGGTCGCCACCGCCAAGCAGATCGCCGCCGAGCACCCCGACTGGGTGATGCTCTACCAGTACGGCAACGAGGCGAACGCCCGGGCGCACTACGAGACGACCGGGCCGGAGCTGCTGCACGACCTGCCCACCATCACCCACTTCGTGGCCGGGCTGGGCACCACCGGCACGCTCATGGGCACCGGGCGCTACCTGCGCGAGAAGGTCGACGGGATCCAGGTCGTCGCCGCCGAGCCGCGCTACGGCGAACTGGTCTACGGCCTGCGCAACATCGACGAGGGCTACGTGCCGGAGCTGTACGACGCGACCGTGCTGTCCCGCCGCTTCTCCGTGGGCACCCGGGACGCCGTGCTGCGCACCCGGCAACTGGTGGAGGTGGAGGGCATCTTCGCCGGGTTCTCCACCGGCGCCATCCTGCACGCCGCACTGGCGGTGGCGCACGAGGCGGTCCGCGACGGCCGGCGCGCGGACGTGGCGTTCGTGGTCGCCGACGGCGGCTGGAAGTACCTCTCCACCGGCGCCTACGGCGGCACGCTGGCCGACGCCGAGGACGCTCTGGAGGGGCAGCTCTGGGCCTGA
- a CDS encoding MoaD family protein, whose product MAIEVRIPTILRSYTGGAKVVEGTGDTLGDLLADLDSRHAGLRGRLVTEAGALHRFVNVYVNDEDVRFLGALDAKLSDGDSVTILPAVAGGAFGFAAAAAIAQHALATRAGGRIPTAR is encoded by the coding sequence ATGGCCATCGAGGTTCGCATCCCCACCATCCTGCGCAGCTACACCGGCGGCGCGAAGGTCGTCGAGGGCACCGGCGACACCCTGGGCGACCTGCTCGCCGACCTGGACTCCCGGCACGCCGGGCTGCGCGGCCGGCTGGTCACCGAGGCCGGCGCGCTGCACCGGTTCGTCAACGTCTACGTCAACGACGAGGACGTCCGGTTCCTCGGCGCGCTCGACGCCAAGCTCTCCGACGGTGACAGCGTCACCATCCTGCCGGCCGTGGCCGGTGGCGCGTTCGGCTTCGCGGCCGCCGCCGCGATCGCCCAGCACGCGCTCGCCACGCGGGCTGGCGGCCGCATCCCGACCGCCCGCTGA
- a CDS encoding Mov34/MPN/PAD-1 family protein, with translation MLSIDRSIVDAIVAHARRDHPDEACGVVAGPAGSDTPTRHIPMDNAARSMTFYEFDSMEQLRVWREMDDRDEEPVVIYHSHTATEAYPSRTDVSFAGEPGAHYLLVSTREPDTEEIRSFRIVDGVVTEEPVRILDAGVDPHAVQSYMFGQSPATVDYECSGR, from the coding sequence GTGCTGAGCATCGACCGGTCGATCGTCGACGCGATCGTCGCCCACGCTCGTCGGGACCACCCCGACGAGGCGTGCGGCGTGGTCGCCGGTCCCGCCGGCAGCGACACCCCCACCCGGCACATCCCGATGGACAATGCCGCCCGCTCGATGACCTTCTACGAGTTCGACTCGATGGAGCAGTTGCGGGTGTGGCGGGAGATGGACGACCGGGACGAGGAGCCTGTCGTCATCTACCACTCGCACACCGCCACGGAGGCCTACCCGTCCCGGACGGACGTCTCCTTCGCCGGTGAGCCGGGCGCGCACTACCTGCTCGTCTCCACCCGGGAGCCCGACACCGAGGAGATCCGCTCGTTCCGGATCGTCGACGGCGTGGTGACCGAGGAGCCGGTGCGCATCCTCGACGCGGGGGTGGACCCGCATGCCGTGCAGTCCTACATGTTCGGGCAGAGCCCGGCGACGGTCGACTACGAGTGTTCCGGCCGCTGA
- a CDS encoding DUF2017 domain-containing protein, whose translation MFRRQSGRYVATFAADEVRVLRKVASEVVGLLTDGFDHSDPVVCRLFPEVYPDDPGGTAEFRRYTEGDLKTAKIDQAGAILAALPGEAGGEVRLDAEAAEAWLRALNDARLAMGVRLEIKDGTDLGEELDDAVAEDPTSSRVFQLSVYAYLGYLQESLLNALID comes from the coding sequence ATGTTCCGCCGCCAGAGCGGCCGCTACGTCGCCACCTTCGCCGCCGACGAGGTACGGGTGCTCCGCAAGGTGGCCTCCGAGGTGGTCGGCCTGCTCACCGACGGCTTCGACCACTCCGACCCGGTGGTCTGCCGGCTCTTCCCCGAGGTCTACCCGGACGACCCGGGCGGCACCGCCGAGTTCCGCCGGTACACCGAGGGCGACCTGAAGACCGCCAAGATCGACCAGGCCGGGGCGATCCTGGCCGCGCTGCCCGGCGAGGCCGGCGGCGAGGTCCGGCTCGACGCCGAGGCGGCCGAGGCGTGGCTGCGCGCGCTCAACGACGCCCGGCTGGCGATGGGCGTACGGCTGGAGATCAAGGACGGCACCGACCTCGGCGAGGAACTCGACGACGCGGTGGCCGAGGATCCGACCTCCAGCCGGGTGTTCCAGCTGTCGGTCTACGCGTACCTCGGATATCTCCAGGAGTCGCTGCTCAACGCCTTGATCGACTAG
- the clpS gene encoding ATP-dependent Clp protease adapter ClpS, with product MTAPQVAPVETPDTEEVPAADRPWVTIVWDDPVNLMTYVTWVFQKLFGYSREKAERLMLDVHHKGRAVVSSGARERMEHDASQLHAYGLWATVDRS from the coding sequence ATGACGGCTCCGCAGGTTGCACCGGTCGAGACGCCGGACACCGAAGAGGTGCCGGCTGCCGACCGGCCGTGGGTGACGATCGTGTGGGACGACCCGGTCAACCTGATGACGTACGTGACGTGGGTGTTCCAGAAGCTCTTCGGCTACAGCCGGGAGAAGGCCGAGCGGCTCATGCTCGACGTGCACCACAAGGGGCGGGCGGTGGTCTCCAGCGGCGCCCGCGAGCGGATGGAGCACGACGCGTCGCAGCTGCACGCGTACGGGCTCTGGGCGACGGTGGACCGCTCGTGA
- a CDS encoding P-loop NTPase family protein, which translates to MPTRLGVTEPGPQEPLAVVAAGPAGAGRPEVLAGLLRVHPAMLAVPAGSWLVVRHARVSTRAAYVPGYRQPHSYGADPLAAGPALARPPRRVELSLPDPLLRHFNVVDTPDTGALGAAGGPLLLDAIGRAGALLFVIAADQAFTAPELNLLAEVARAEVEVFFAVTPAATGWAPVPDGAATTEDAGASVPPAGTGAVPHGPGAETVDSVAVTVAAHRAALLSAVPRLADARWFPVGGDDGADLRRALVGWAADEGLRRASAEPPVLPGAHGRVPVLAEPGDWSEGLDRRARSCARRIRQHLALELANTHLRVVQEIVFGVGCAGLPQLLDREMEALSLLATAQCDQAVRGIVEECAGLVFGVPLPEGVRRRILAAVRWGLADHPAGQDLDRVLLVTSTAGVAGLTGAAAVDALAGYPGAPRAEVLPPVAVALSGGCWQHWRSPGNDDANAARAWAQRALREIELELSREVSRRFEVVRVSLSAVLADAVDHGILLA; encoded by the coding sequence TTGCCCACCCGGCTCGGGGTGACCGAGCCGGGGCCGCAGGAACCGCTGGCCGTGGTTGCGGCCGGGCCGGCCGGCGCCGGTCGGCCGGAGGTGCTCGCCGGCCTGCTGCGGGTGCACCCGGCGATGCTCGCCGTGCCCGCCGGCAGTTGGCTGGTGGTGCGGCATGCCCGGGTGTCGACCCGGGCGGCGTACGTGCCCGGCTACCGGCAGCCGCACTCCTACGGCGCCGACCCGCTGGCCGCCGGTCCGGCGCTGGCCCGGCCACCGCGTCGGGTGGAGCTGAGCCTGCCGGATCCGCTGCTGCGGCACTTCAACGTGGTCGACACGCCCGACACCGGGGCCCTCGGTGCGGCCGGCGGCCCACTGCTGCTCGACGCGATCGGTCGCGCGGGCGCGTTGCTCTTCGTGATCGCCGCCGACCAGGCGTTCACCGCCCCGGAACTCAACCTGCTCGCCGAGGTCGCCCGGGCCGAGGTCGAGGTCTTCTTCGCGGTCACCCCGGCCGCCACCGGCTGGGCCCCGGTGCCTGACGGCGCGGCGACGACGGAGGACGCGGGGGCGTCCGTCCCGCCGGCCGGCACCGGGGCCGTCCCTCACGGTCCCGGCGCCGAGACGGTCGATTCGGTCGCGGTCACCGTCGCGGCGCACCGCGCGGCCCTGCTGTCCGCGGTGCCGCGGCTGGCGGACGCCCGCTGGTTCCCGGTCGGCGGCGACGACGGCGCCGACCTGCGTCGGGCTCTGGTCGGTTGGGCCGCCGACGAGGGGCTGCGCCGGGCCAGCGCCGAACCGCCGGTGCTGCCCGGCGCGCACGGCCGGGTGCCGGTGCTCGCCGAGCCGGGTGACTGGTCCGAAGGGCTCGACCGGCGGGCCCGCTCGTGCGCCCGGCGGATCCGTCAGCACCTCGCGCTGGAGTTGGCGAACACCCACCTGCGGGTGGTGCAGGAGATCGTCTTCGGGGTCGGCTGCGCCGGCCTGCCGCAGTTGCTCGACCGCGAGATGGAAGCGCTCTCGCTGCTCGCCACCGCCCAGTGCGACCAGGCCGTGCGGGGCATCGTCGAGGAGTGCGCCGGGCTGGTCTTCGGCGTGCCGCTGCCCGAGGGGGTACGCCGGCGGATCCTGGCTGCGGTGCGGTGGGGCCTCGCCGACCACCCCGCCGGGCAGGACCTCGACCGGGTCCTGCTGGTCACCAGCACGGCCGGGGTGGCCGGGCTGACCGGAGCGGCGGCGGTAGACGCGCTCGCCGGCTATCCCGGCGCGCCCCGGGCCGAGGTGCTGCCGCCGGTGGCGGTCGCCCTCTCCGGCGGTTGCTGGCAGCACTGGCGCAGCCCCGGCAACGACGACGCCAACGCCGCCCGCGCCTGGGCCCAGCGGGCGCTGCGCGAGATCGAGCTGGAGCTGTCCCGGGAGGTCTCCCGGCGGTTCGAGGTGGTCCGCGTCTCGCTTTCCGCGGTGCTGGCCGATGCGGTCGACCACGGCATCCTGCTCGCCTGA